Proteins encoded in a region of the Malaciobacter mytili LMG 24559 genome:
- a CDS encoding paraquat-inducible protein A has protein sequence MNYKSDKDLGLVLCSHCSKVSTIDVKICPRCNSKLKQRDEYSLLKTLSFSIIAIIFLVPANLLPMMYVTTLGVIEANTIFDGIVYFFQTKSYLIAFVIFVASIAVPIFKLAVLLYLLYITKYNKIELARNATRYYRIIKFIGKWSMLDIFVVALMIVMVQFENLSNISAGLAAVAFTIVVVMTMLATESFDTRQLWDKD, from the coding sequence ATGAATTACAAAAGTGATAAAGATTTAGGATTGGTATTATGTTCCCATTGTTCAAAGGTATCAACTATTGATGTAAAAATTTGTCCAAGATGCAATAGTAAATTAAAACAAAGAGATGAATACTCTTTACTTAAAACTCTAAGTTTTAGCATAATAGCTATTATTTTTTTAGTACCAGCAAACTTGCTTCCCATGATGTATGTGACAACTTTAGGAGTAATTGAAGCAAATACTATTTTTGATGGAATAGTTTATTTTTTTCAAACAAAATCCTATTTAATAGCTTTTGTAATTTTTGTAGCTAGTATCGCTGTTCCTATATTTAAATTAGCAGTATTACTTTATTTATTATATATTACAAAATACAATAAAATAGAACTTGCAAGAAATGCAACTAGATATTATAGAATTATAAAATTTATTGGCAAATGGTCTATGTTAGATATTTTTGTTGTTGCTTTGATGATAGTTATGGTACAGTTTGAAAATTTATCAAATATTAGTGCAGGGCTTGCTGCTGTTGCTTTTACTATTGTTGTAGTAATGACGATGCTTGCAACGGAGAGTTTTGATACAAGACAATTATGGGATAAGGATTAG
- a CDS encoding phosphoribosylanthranilate isomerase has translation MRIKICGITNLEDALDAINAGADALGFVFYEKSPRYIEVKKAKEIVDKLPPFIQTVGLFVNESSKHINDICHLTNMQLAQIIDDEDNTEFDNLNIKYIEVIRANCKEDLEDLDENYYLVDAFVEGFGGAGKRVALEWFKDVDCSKLILAGGLTASNLKELKGYNFYGIDVSSGVEASKGKKDKEKMKEFVKAANEI, from the coding sequence ATGAGAATTAAAATTTGTGGAATTACTAATTTAGAAGATGCACTTGATGCGATAAATGCAGGTGCAGATGCTTTAGGTTTTGTTTTTTATGAAAAAAGTCCTAGGTATATTGAAGTAAAAAAAGCAAAAGAAATTGTCGATAAACTTCCTCCTTTTATTCAAACAGTTGGTCTTTTTGTAAATGAGTCTTCAAAGCATATAAATGATATTTGCCACTTAACAAATATGCAATTAGCTCAAATTATAGATGATGAAGATAATACAGAATTTGATAATTTAAATATAAAATATATTGAAGTTATAAGAGCAAACTGTAAAGAGGATTTAGAAGATTTAGATGAGAACTATTATTTAGTTGATGCTTTTGTTGAAGGTTTTGGAGGAGCTGGCAAAAGAGTAGCTTTAGAGTGGTTTAAAGATGTTGATTGCTCAAAACTTATCTTAGCTGGTGGCTTAACTGCTTCAAACTTAAAAGAGTTAAAAGGCTATAATTTTTATGGCATTGATGTAAGCAGTGGGGTGGAAGCTTCAAAAGGTAAAAAAGATAAAGAAAAAATGAAAGAGTTTGTAAAAGCAGCAAATGAAATCTAA
- a CDS encoding 2-oxoacid:acceptor oxidoreductase family protein gives MAKTLMRFTGVGGQGVLLAGEIFAAAKIKAGGYGLKTATYTSQVRGGATVVDITLEDEPILYPYANDGEIDFMLSVAQISYDQFKNGVKEGGVIVIEPNLVKPTNEDKKRFKIYEIPIITIAKEEIGNVITQSVLALSIANYMTNESVDNEILRQTMLSKVPQKVHEINNKAFDLGLKYAKEAVLKD, from the coding sequence ATGGCGAAAACATTGATGAGATTTACAGGTGTTGGAGGACAAGGAGTTTTACTAGCTGGAGAGATTTTTGCTGCTGCAAAAATCAAAGCCGGAGGCTATGGACTAAAAACTGCCACATATACTTCACAAGTAAGAGGTGGTGCAACAGTTGTTGATATTACTTTAGAAGATGAACCTATTTTATATCCATATGCAAATGATGGAGAAATTGATTTTATGTTATCAGTTGCTCAAATTTCATATGATCAGTTTAAAAATGGTGTAAAAGAAGGTGGAGTAATTGTAATAGAACCAAATTTAGTAAAACCAACAAATGAAGATAAAAAAAGATTTAAAATCTATGAAATTCCAATTATTACTATTGCAAAAGAAGAGATAGGAAATGTAATTACACAATCTGTTTTAGCTTTATCAATAGCAAATTATATGACAAATGAAAGTGTAGATAATGAAATTTTAAGACAAACAATGCTTTCAAAAGTTCCACAAAAAGTACATGAAATAAATAATAAAGCTTTTGATTTGGGATTAAAATATGCCAAAGAGGCAGTATTAAAAGATTAG
- a CDS encoding HD domain-containing protein — MFSQENYLKALTFAAKAHGEQKTPKELPYLTHLCSVAMEVIHAAVESKMDEKKSDLAITCALLHDVIEDTNTTFDEVFDAFGLEVAQGVESLSKNKQLAKNEQMADSLNRILTQPYEIQMVKLADRITNLQEPPAYWDNNKKKAYLKEARLILSCLKNSNLYLSARLEKKIQDFEKYIKE; from the coding sequence ATGTTTTCACAAGAAAATTATTTAAAAGCTTTAACTTTTGCTGCAAAAGCTCATGGTGAGCAAAAAACACCAAAAGAGTTACCTTACTTAACTCATCTTTGTAGTGTTGCTATGGAAGTTATTCATGCAGCAGTAGAATCAAAAATGGATGAAAAAAAATCTGATTTGGCAATAACTTGTGCTTTATTACATGATGTAATAGAAGATACAAATACTACTTTTGATGAAGTTTTTGATGCTTTTGGTTTAGAAGTAGCCCAAGGTGTTGAATCTTTAAGTAAAAATAAACAATTAGCAAAAAATGAACAAATGGCAGATAGTTTAAATAGAATTTTAACTCAACCTTATGAAATTCAAATGGTAAAACTTGCTGATAGAATTACAAATTTACAAGAACCACCTGCATATTGGGATAATAATAAGAAAAAAGCATATTTAAAAGAGGCTAGATTAATTTTATCTTGTTTAAAAAACTCAAATTTATATTTGTCTGCTAGATTAGAGAAGAAAATACAAGATTTTGAAAAGTATATAAAAGAGTAG
- a CDS encoding 2-oxoglutarate ferredoxin oxidoreductase subunit beta, with translation MAFNYDKYLRIDKMPTLWCWGCGDGVILKALIRAIEKAGWNMDDVCVVSGIGCSGRFSSYINCNTVHTTHGRAIAYATGIKLANPTKHVICVTGDGDGLAIGGNHTIHGCRRNIDLTHIVVNNFIYGLTNSQTSPTTPQGMWTVTAKRGNIDPTFDACNLAIGAGASFVARESVTEPKKLEKVIQKALEHKGYSFIDVFSNCHINLGRKNKMANAMENLEWIESITVAKTKFDKLEEDEKIGKFPTGILKEELKAEYCELYEKVKEAHKNKTTVKL, from the coding sequence ATGGCTTTTAATTATGATAAATATTTAAGAATTGATAAAATGCCTACACTTTGGTGTTGGGGTTGTGGTGATGGAGTTATCTTAAAAGCTTTGATTAGAGCTATTGAAAAAGCTGGATGGAATATGGATGATGTATGTGTAGTTTCGGGTATTGGCTGTTCAGGAAGATTTTCTTCATATATAAATTGTAATACTGTTCATACAACACATGGAAGAGCCATAGCTTATGCAACAGGGATAAAACTTGCAAATCCAACTAAACATGTGATTTGTGTAACTGGAGATGGAGATGGACTTGCAATTGGAGGAAATCATACTATTCATGGATGTAGAAGAAATATAGATTTAACACATATTGTTGTAAATAACTTTATTTATGGACTTACAAACTCTCAAACAAGTCCAACAACTCCTCAAGGAATGTGGACAGTTACAGCAAAAAGAGGAAATATAGATCCAACTTTTGATGCTTGTAATCTTGCAATTGGAGCAGGAGCAAGTTTTGTAGCAAGAGAGAGTGTTACAGAGCCTAAAAAACTTGAAAAAGTAATACAAAAAGCCTTGGAGCATAAGGGATACTCTTTTATTGATGTTTTTTCAAATTGTCATATAAATCTTGGAAGAAAAAATAAAATGGCAAATGCTATGGAAAACTTAGAATGGATTGAATCTATCACAGTTGCTAAAACTAAATTTGATAAGCTTGAAGAAGATGAAAAAATAGGAAAATTCCCAACAGGAATTTTAAAAGAAGAGCTTAAAGCTGAATATTGTGAACTTTATGAAAAAGTAAAAGAAGCACATAAAAATAAAACAACAGTAAAACTTTAG
- a CDS encoding response regulator produces the protein MDNFKILIVDDNKLNIYSLKLLIEDNFDNLDIYEALSVKEAFKIIDTQNIHLILSDIQMPQMDGFEFIEKLHSFDKYKNIPIIFITGIYNDSKYLKKGYKLGAIDYITKPIDDEILTLKLNSYMQLLKKASNEENEYKNLLEDMKREDKKDEILENLYK, from the coding sequence ATGGATAATTTTAAAATATTAATTGTTGATGATAATAAATTAAATATTTATTCATTAAAACTTTTAATTGAAGATAACTTTGATAATTTAGATATTTATGAAGCTTTAAGTGTAAAAGAAGCTTTTAAGATAATTGATACACAAAATATTCATTTAATTTTAAGTGATATTCAAATGCCCCAAATGGATGGCTTTGAATTTATAGAAAAATTACACTCTTTTGATAAGTATAAAAATATTCCTATTATTTTTATTACTGGTATTTATAATGATTCAAAATATTTAAAAAAAGGGTATAAATTAGGAGCTATTGATTATATTACAAAACCAATTGATGATGAAATTCTTACTTTAAAACTAAATAGTTATATGCAATTATTAAAAAAAGCCTCTAATGAAGAAAATGAGTATAAAAATCTATTAGAAGATATGAAAAGAGAAGATAAAAAAGATGAAATATTAGAAAATCTTTATAAATAA
- a CDS encoding 3'-5' exonuclease, which translates to MKSKKKKSKENLSNIDRLTQKLNINDMKLEEFLDTLDGFKDTFFDNPELEMELLLSNGFPIELKGDYIYLKTSKTAFYNQTFCVVDIETNGSDVNKGQIIELGAVKYKEGKIIDSFDSLVYARDVPKYIQEVTNITPRMLEDAPRIQNVLKEFKLFLSDDVFVAHDIKFDYNFISNSFLKYDLGKLENRKLCTIALARRTIDAQRYGLGFLKELLNINIDNHHRAYSDALSTTYILEESLKNLPQDVKTTEDLILFSKSNNIINKEIRGR; encoded by the coding sequence ATGAAATCTAAAAAGAAAAAATCAAAAGAAAACTTATCAAATATTGATAGATTAACACAAAAACTAAATATAAATGATATGAAACTAGAAGAATTTCTAGATACTTTAGATGGTTTTAAAGATACTTTTTTTGATAATCCAGAATTAGAGATGGAACTACTATTATCAAATGGTTTTCCTATAGAATTAAAAGGAGATTATATCTATTTAAAAACATCAAAAACAGCTTTTTATAATCAAACTTTTTGTGTAGTAGATATTGAAACAAATGGTTCAGATGTAAATAAAGGTCAAATAATAGAACTAGGTGCAGTAAAATATAAAGAAGGTAAAATAATAGATAGTTTTGACTCTTTAGTTTATGCAAGAGATGTTCCAAAATATATTCAAGAAGTTACAAATATAACCCCAAGAATGTTAGAAGATGCACCTAGAATTCAAAATGTACTTAAAGAATTTAAATTATTTTTATCAGATGATGTTTTTGTGGCACATGATATAAAGTTTGATTATAATTTTATTTCTAATTCTTTTTTAAAATATGATTTAGGAAAATTAGAAAATAGAAAACTTTGTACAATTGCCCTTGCAAGAAGAACAATTGATGCACAAAGATATGGGCTAGGTTTTTTAAAGGAACTTTTAAATATAAATATAGATAATCATCATCGAGCTTATAGTGATGCTTTAAGCACTACATATATTTTAGAAGAATCTTTAAAAAATTTACCCCAAGATGTAAAAACAACTGAAGATTTAATTTTATTTTCTAAATCAAATAATATAATAAATAAAGAAATAAGGGGAAGATAG
- a CDS encoding paraquat-inducible protein A, whose protein sequence is MSENLENITICKDCGLVLNKPKVDYKHQFHCPRCNAIVYRFGQDYQVVLLFAITSIILFFPAIFLPLLSLEILELKQTTTLVETLLIFFSNGYTAISILITFIGVITPFCMLILILSILIPLKLGKDARFVSKPLKFYEHLLEWQMAEVYMISIIVSIIKLQKMATLSIGLGFYFFLGFLIMMFLTMSLFNPYDVWNDDELQK, encoded by the coding sequence TTGTCTGAAAACTTAGAGAACATTACAATTTGCAAAGATTGTGGCTTAGTATTAAATAAGCCAAAAGTAGATTATAAACATCAATTTCATTGTCCAAGATGTAATGCAATAGTGTATAGATTTGGGCAGGATTATCAAGTTGTTTTACTTTTTGCAATAACTTCAATAATTCTTTTTTTTCCAGCTATTTTTTTACCATTATTAAGTTTAGAAATTTTGGAATTAAAGCAAACTACTACTTTAGTGGAGACACTTCTAATATTTTTTAGCAATGGCTATACGGCTATTTCAATATTAATAACTTTTATTGGGGTAATTACTCCTTTTTGTATGTTAATATTAATCTTATCTATTTTAATACCTTTAAAATTAGGAAAAGATGCAAGATTTGTCTCTAAACCTTTAAAATTTTATGAGCATCTTTTAGAGTGGCAAATGGCTGAAGTTTATATGATAAGTATTATTGTCTCTATTATTAAACTTCAAAAAATGGCAACTTTAAGTATAGGCTTAGGCTTTTATTTCTTTTTAGGCTTTTTAATAATGATGTTTTTAACTATGTCTTTATTTAATCCTTATGATGTATGGAATGATGATGAATTACAAAAGTGA
- a CDS encoding efflux RND transporter periplasmic adaptor subunit, whose translation MTILKQLLLSISIISLIVLFSGCQESKKEEKPAVNITPIKVKVHTLKKQTYPIWVDFSGKTEAFKNVSITSRVTGELQKRYFEAGQTVKKDQLLFKIDDSKYKSIVEQKNATLQKDKASLNLAIANVNRYEPLVKKGLAPKEKLDQLIAEQKQLKAVVDADIAALKQAKLDVDYTQIKATIDGVIGKPLVDIGNMINASNTVLAKIVQSNPLYVNFNPSSDEVALIKRYSSQKDSPVEVIQTENSYKTVKAKGYVDFIDNVTNETTGTVAMRAIINNNEKLLFPGTFVEIRLFITDKIEIIAVNPNNLGQNQLGSYVLIVNDKNQIETRQVEIKFSNNNLVIIESGLKEGDKVVVSDITKLRNSLVVEPIEVENPIKK comes from the coding sequence ATGACTATTTTAAAGCAATTACTTCTAAGTATCTCAATCATCTCTCTTATTGTATTATTTTCTGGTTGTCAAGAAAGTAAAAAGGAAGAAAAGCCGGCTGTAAATATAACACCTATTAAAGTAAAAGTACATACATTAAAAAAACAAACCTATCCAATTTGGGTTGATTTTTCAGGAAAAACTGAAGCTTTTAAAAATGTTTCTATTACTTCAAGAGTAACAGGAGAACTTCAAAAACGATATTTTGAAGCAGGACAAACTGTTAAAAAAGATCAACTTTTATTTAAAATTGATGATAGTAAATATAAAAGTATAGTTGAGCAAAAAAATGCTACTTTACAAAAAGATAAAGCAAGTTTAAATCTTGCAATAGCAAATGTAAATAGATATGAGCCATTAGTAAAAAAAGGGCTTGCACCAAAAGAAAAACTTGATCAATTAATAGCTGAACAAAAGCAGTTAAAAGCTGTTGTTGATGCTGATATTGCAGCACTTAAACAAGCAAAATTAGATGTGGATTATACTCAAATCAAAGCAACTATTGATGGAGTTATTGGAAAACCTTTAGTAGATATAGGAAATATGATAAATGCTTCAAATACTGTTTTAGCAAAAATTGTCCAAAGTAATCCTTTATATGTAAACTTTAATCCAAGCAGTGATGAAGTAGCACTTATAAAAAGGTATAGTTCTCAAAAAGATTCTCCTGTTGAAGTTATACAAACAGAAAATAGCTATAAAACAGTAAAAGCAAAAGGATATGTGGATTTTATAGATAATGTTACAAATGAAACTACTGGAACAGTAGCTATGAGAGCCATAATTAATAATAATGAAAAATTACTTTTCCCTGGAACTTTTGTAGAAATAAGATTATTTATAACAGATAAAATAGAAATAATTGCAGTAAATCCAAATAATCTAGGACAAAATCAACTGGGTTCTTATGTTTTAATAGTAAATGATAAAAACCAAATAGAAACTAGACAAGTAGAAATTAAATTTAGCAATAATAATTTAGTAATTATAGAAAGTGGATTAAAAGAAGGAGATAAAGTTGTTGTAAGTGATATAACAAAACTAAGAAATAGTTTAGTTGTAGAACCAATAGAAGTAGAAAATCCAATAAAAAAGTAG
- the rpe gene encoding ribulose-phosphate 3-epimerase, with product MLVAPSILSANFGKLDEEIKAICDGGCDLIHVDVMDGHFVPNMTIGPVVVNPVAKAATKPLDIHLMVENNTFFVDLFAPCKPEYISFHIESEKHPHRLIQKIKDYGIKPAIVLNPHSTPESIEYLLEDLHMVLLMSVNPGFGGQKFIPSVVEKAKKLKELINKRNPNCLIEVDGGVNDKNIAELKQAGVDVVVAGSYVFGSDDYSKAIKSLQI from the coding sequence ATGCTTGTAGCACCTTCTATACTATCTGCAAATTTTGGAAAACTTGATGAAGAGATAAAAGCTATATGTGATGGTGGTTGTGATTTAATTCATGTTGATGTAATGGATGGTCATTTTGTTCCAAATATGACAATTGGACCAGTTGTAGTAAATCCTGTGGCAAAGGCTGCAACAAAACCTTTAGATATACATCTAATGGTTGAAAATAATACTTTTTTTGTGGATTTATTTGCTCCATGTAAACCAGAATATATCTCTTTTCATATTGAAAGTGAGAAACATCCTCATAGGCTTATTCAAAAAATAAAAGATTATGGAATTAAACCTGCAATTGTATTAAACCCTCATTCAACTCCTGAAAGTATTGAATATCTACTTGAAGATTTACATATGGTTTTATTAATGTCTGTTAATCCTGGATTTGGTGGACAAAAATTTATTCCAAGTGTTGTTGAAAAAGCAAAAAAGCTAAAAGAACTTATCAATAAAAGAAATCCAAATTGTCTTATTGAAGTTGATGGTGGAGTAAATGATAAAAATATTGCTGAACTTAAACAAGCAGGTGTAGATGTGGTTGTTGCTGGAAGTTATGTTTTTGGAAGTGATGATTATTCAAAAGCTATAAAAAGTTTACAAATATAA
- a CDS encoding MlaD family protein has protein sequence MNEEIKYESVKKSKKIVFIIWLLPFIALLISSIMVYKHFDEQGEEISIYFDNAEGLVSGKTPLKYKGIKIGVISSIEVDINNIDKFLVKISVHKQALDLVTRKGTMFWKVEPKATITEISGLNTILSGIYIEAMPKVKSVEEIKKLPKRYIFQASNEKPIDYFEEGLFLTLKSSKGSLEVGAPVLYKSFVVGKIVKKNLVKNDILYTIFIEDKYKSLVKQSSNFWNISGVDLKATLSGIRFKIDTLASLIAGGIQFDSNSQEEGLKNTKKVFELYDSKDEIAYLKDYLVLQSNQGHNLEVEFSKVFYNGIEIGFVDDLKYLPNEKIGYIFIKLKKEFSSILEYKPYFELVKPSFSLENIEGLSTLVKGNYIKVTKTTNKLSKVDDIYTLNDKSIAKSVYNIVLKTKDSINISENAPIYFKNIEVGKVKNKKLFKNSDELRVEAEIFKEYKYLVNDSSIFYAQSPIEINANIDNISFKTAPLNGFINSSIAFETPNLKTKRTINRFELFSSYKQMLEEKYLQQKAKRFTISLDDANLIATSNNIYFKGVEAGKVLSKIYNEKTSKIDVEIFVFENFANFINESTKFYALDSLNIDFSLSKLNINTQPLDRLVKGGISFITLNEEAKKVNKFYNFPFYKNLEEIYNEKRFNNDGLRIVVNAKRKSSLKENSPVFYRQLQIGVVEKYKLSKDGTNVQLQLYIDKEFKNLVRENSIFYNATAFGMKISLLGVKISTETLETLLTGGISLVTPTQYKQRAKQMSKFPLYDDVQEEWLQWNPKFEKL, from the coding sequence ATGAATGAAGAAATTAAATATGAGAGTGTAAAAAAAAGTAAAAAAATTGTATTTATTATTTGGCTATTACCTTTTATAGCCTTACTTATCTCTTCTATAATGGTATATAAACATTTTGATGAACAAGGTGAAGAAATAAGTATTTATTTTGATAATGCAGAAGGACTTGTATCAGGAAAAACACCTTTAAAATATAAAGGTATTAAAATAGGAGTTATTTCTAGTATTGAAGTTGATATAAATAATATTGATAAGTTTTTAGTAAAAATATCAGTTCATAAACAAGCTCTTGACTTAGTTACAAGAAAAGGCACAATGTTTTGGAAAGTTGAACCAAAAGCAACTATTACTGAAATCTCAGGATTAAATACTATTTTAAGTGGTATATATATAGAAGCTATGCCTAAAGTTAAAAGTGTAGAAGAGATAAAAAAGTTACCTAAAAGATATATTTTTCAAGCAAGTAATGAAAAACCTATTGATTATTTTGAAGAGGGACTTTTTTTAACTTTAAAATCTTCAAAAGGCAGTTTAGAAGTAGGTGCTCCGGTTTTATATAAAAGTTTTGTAGTTGGAAAAATAGTAAAAAAGAATTTAGTAAAAAATGATATTTTATATACTATTTTTATAGAAGATAAATATAAAAGTTTAGTTAAACAAAGTAGTAATTTTTGGAATATAAGTGGAGTGGATTTAAAAGCAACTCTATCAGGAATTAGATTTAAAATTGATACTTTAGCTTCTCTTATTGCTGGGGGAATACAATTTGATTCAAATTCACAAGAAGAGGGTCTAAAAAATACAAAAAAAGTATTTGAGTTATATGATAGTAAAGATGAAATTGCTTATTTAAAAGATTATTTAGTTTTACAGTCTAATCAAGGACATAATTTAGAAGTTGAGTTTAGTAAAGTTTTTTATAATGGAATTGAAATAGGTTTTGTTGATGATTTAAAATATTTACCAAATGAAAAAATAGGCTATATTTTTATAAAACTAAAAAAAGAGTTTAGTTCTATTTTAGAGTATAAACCTTATTTTGAGTTAGTAAAACCTAGCTTTTCATTGGAAAATATTGAAGGTTTATCTACTCTTGTAAAGGGTAATTATATAAAAGTTACTAAAACTACAAATAAATTAAGTAAAGTGGATGATATATATACTTTAAATGATAAATCAATTGCAAAAAGTGTTTATAATATAGTTTTAAAAACCAAAGATAGTATAAATATTTCTGAAAATGCACCAATATACTTTAAAAATATAGAAGTAGGTAAAGTAAAAAATAAAAAATTATTTAAAAATAGTGATGAGTTAAGAGTTGAAGCAGAAATTTTTAAAGAGTATAAATATTTAGTTAATGATAGTTCAATTTTTTATGCTCAATCTCCCATTGAAATAAATGCAAATATTGATAATATCTCTTTTAAAACAGCTCCTTTAAATGGTTTTATTAACTCTTCAATAGCTTTTGAAACACCAAATTTAAAGACTAAAAGAACTATAAATAGATTTGAACTTTTTTCAAGTTATAAACAGATGTTAGAAGAAAAATATCTACAACAAAAAGCAAAAAGATTTACTATTAGTTTAGATGATGCAAATTTAATAGCTACTTCAAATAATATCTATTTTAAAGGAGTAGAAGCTGGTAAGGTGCTTTCTAAAATTTACAATGAAAAAACTTCAAAAATTGATGTTGAGATTTTTGTATTTGAAAACTTTGCTAATTTTATAAATGAAAGTACAAAATTTTATGCTTTAGATAGTTTAAATATAGACTTCTCATTAAGTAAATTAAATATAAATACTCAACCTTTAGATAGGTTAGTAAAAGGTGGTATTTCATTTATTACTTTAAATGAAGAAGCAAAAAAAGTCAATAAATTTTATAATTTCCCTTTTTATAAAAACCTAGAAGAGATTTATAATGAAAAAAGATTTAATAATGATGGCTTAAGAATAGTTGTAAATGCAAAACGAAAAAGCTCATTAAAAGAAAATTCGCCTGTATTTTATAGACAACTTCAAATTGGAGTTGTGGAAAAATATAAGCTTTCAAAAGATGGTACAAATGTTCAATTGCAATTATATATTGATAAAGAGTTTAAAAACTTAGTAAGGGAGAATTCTATTTTTTATAATGCTACTGCTTTTGGTATGAAAATTAGCCTTTTAGGTGTAAAAATTTCAACAGAGACTTTAGAGACATTATTAACTGGTGGTATTTCTTTAGTAACTCCAACGCAATATAAACAAAGAGCAAAACAAATGTCAAAATTTCCTTTATATGATGATGTACAAGAGGAGTGGTTGCAGTGGAATCCTAAATTTGAAAAGCTATAA